Proteins encoded by one window of Rutidosis leptorrhynchoides isolate AG116_Rl617_1_P2 chromosome 7, CSIRO_AGI_Rlap_v1, whole genome shotgun sequence:
- the LOC139859378 gene encoding uncharacterized protein encodes MKFLPEELSGLPPLRQVEFHIDLVPGAARVARSPYRLAPSELQELSNQLQELLDKGQGILFDSAKIKAIKSWEVLKTPTQIRQFLGLVGYYRRFIQDFSKIAKPLTALTHKGKKFEWSKEQESAFQLLKLKQTTAPILALPEVHTNLTSHIRDAQQETLKEENVRDEMIKGLKKQFEVREDGTRYFTGRI; translated from the exons ATGAAGTTTTTACCCGAAGAATTGTCCGGTCTACCACCACTTAGACAAGTGGAATTCCATATTGAtttggtaccaggagctgcacgtGTGGCACGATCACCATATAGATTGGCACCTTCAGAATTGCAAGAATTATCGAACCAATTGCAAGAATTGTTGGACAAAgg TCAGGGTATTCTTTTCGACTCGGCTAAAATCAAGGCTATAAAGAGTTGGGAAGTTCTGAAGACCCCAACACAGATCCGTCAATTTTTAGGTCttgttggttactacagaaggtttattcaagacttttcaaAGATCGCAAAACCTTTAACAgcgttgactcacaagggtaagaaatttgagtggtctaaAGAGCAAGAATCTGCGTTCCAGTTGTTAAAACTGAAAcagaccaccgcacctatcttggcATTACcggaag TTCACACAAATCTCACTTCTCATATTCGAGATGCTCAACAAGAAACCCTTAAAGAGGAAAATGTAAGGGATGAGATGATAAAAGGACTCAAGAAACAATTCGAAGTGAGAGAGGATGGAACTCGATATTTTACTGGTCGAATTTAG